The Dioscorea cayenensis subsp. rotundata cultivar TDr96_F1 chromosome 11, TDr96_F1_v2_PseudoChromosome.rev07_lg8_w22 25.fasta, whole genome shotgun sequence genomic interval attgttgtttttagtaAATATAATACTTATGCCATTGTTTGCATTAATGTTGAAggtttgttgatatttttgctCTTTTACAGGTTGATAATCCTTGTCTTTCTTGTTTCGGTCTTGTGAAAAATCACAGAAATGCTAGATGCTACACTGACATCGCTTACACGTCTCCAGAATGCGTAAGAGGTATTGACCTACCATTGCTTGAAATTCATTTGTTGTAGTTGGCAGCCATATTTGACCATATTATAGTTGTTTGGATgtgctttgattttcttttattaaaaaaaaatattattatatatttggtTTTGTATCTTAATTAAAGTTGTCATTCAATAATTACTCTTAGCCAAATATAATTCTATGAACCCTtcctacaaaaagaaaaaaaaattaacttcttttatttttgtaggaatGGACGTCCCTCGTAAAAATAAGATATTCACGTTTGGCCTTCTGCTACGAAATCTACTGAGTGGAAACCAAATTTCGAAAAAACAGGTAATTAGGCTTTAATTTATACATGCTAGATATGAGATATCGTAATTAATTTctgcttcttttcttctattGACGCTCTTTTacacagatttttttttttttaattttcattaagCATATGAGTGAACCAGTAGTCAGTGCAATTCACTTTTCTATGAGCCAAAAGCATTATAGCTTTGCACACACAAATTatctttttgcatttgtttttattcaaaataatttgtgATCTATTTGTTATATCATGTTTCATGTTTCCAGGAAATAGAAGTTCGTTTCGGTAAAAAATTCCCTATCATTCTCGATTCTCGTTTGAATGGTGAATATTCCGCTGAAGAAGCAACTGCGTTGGTGGGCTTTGCTGAACAATGGATGCAATATAACCCTGATAATGATCGATTCACTATAAATGATGTTATTGCAGCCCTTGCAAAAATTCAAAGCAATGCTGCGGTGAGCAATTCctgatttcatttttgatatctatataaaaaatgaatgaaaaatgatGTTATCTTCCCAATTTTGTCCTGAAGTCAGTGAGGTGTGATGCTTTGTCACAATCAATGCAGAGACCATCGAATGGAATGCCAGGGGCTGAGGGGCAAGATAATGTTGGAGTGATTGAAGCCTGAAAGTTGATGAAGCTGCTGAAGTTCAGATGTTGGAGTTCAAGAGTTGCTGAAATCAGAAGCTGGAAATGCTGCGGGTGTTCAAGAGCTTAGGCTTTACTGTTTTGCTGAAGAAGctcttttgttaatgttttaAAGTTAAAGATGGATGGCTAAGATTACATCATCTCAGGATGTAGTTAAGTTCTAAGCTATCTAAGTCAATTGGGTTTAGTCAGCTTGTATTAACTTAAGTTATCTTTCTGAGTTGTGCTAGGTGTGGTctactatatatatttgaatgcTTTTGTGACTGTTAGAGTAATGAGAATGTGAATTCAGTGGGTAAAATTTGTGCTTTTACTCTGTTTTCCGTGAAACTTCCTGAGAGTTCTTTGAACACTGCTCATCTTCTTCAAACCTTTTTCCTGTGATCAAGATCAACATGTGGTATCTGAGATACGATTCAAAAGCTTCAGTGGTTGCCATGGCTTCTACCTCAACTTCAGATCTTTCTCTTCCCTCCTTGCCCATGTTCAAAGTGTCAGCGTGAAACTCCAGCAAATTGAGGGTTGGTCAAAGGTGTTCGATAAAATACTAGTAGTGTTATGACTATTCAATCAGTGAAAGGGTAAATCAGCACGGTAAAATTAGCATGGAAATGGAGGGGTACCAAAAATTAACCATGCCTATAGCACTAGTCACAAATATATTTTGGcaccatttttttaatgccGTGCCAAACTTTGTCACTATTTTCAGCACGGTTTTTTACTATTGTGCCAACCATTGCCATTGATGTTTGGCACGGACTTTGATTCTACATTTGACACTATTTTGGCACTGTTTTATTGATTCAGTATTTGGCACGATTTTTAGCacgattttatatattatactttttttcaCGATATTTGACACAGTTTTTgataaaacttttttattacGGCTTTCGGCACGCTTTTGTCTAatctgtgaaaaaaataatttatatgaaattaattttatttaattttttttaattgcactagttaaaaattttgaattaccaAACAAATTAACAGTACATATAGATGCCCTATATATACATTGGAAATCATGTAGTATAACTATACAAACACTTGtatcaaaacaacattaaaattcCATTACACATGCAACATTAAAATTCAGTATTGCAGCCTTGTTGCTGGGGAACAAACAAGATCCTGGCTGATAACATTTGcagaacaaaaattttaattagattatttcAATCACCGAAAACAGGGTCTCTTCCCCGGAAATTCATATAATGAACATTAAGAGTGGCACTCTAGGTAGATGATTTCATAGTCGCGGATTTGATGGTGTCGATGAACTCCGGCTACGACGAAAAAAAGAGAACAATAATGAGACAAGTGAAAGTTAAACAAACTAAGCTTGATAAGTAGAGTGTTGAAAGCCAGATCCTCTCTAATGGTTTTTGATGTAAATTAGATGAAAGGAAAAGTAGTACCTTCAAAGAAGCTCCACCGACGAGGAATCCATCTACGTCAGGCTTTGCTGCTAGTTCTTTGCAGTTTGCACCGCTAACGGAACCTGAAATAACCATGAACACAACATTAATGAACTAATGCCCATAAAatcatcatattaaaaaaatgaaaatgcaaCAGAAGGTGCCAAATATGGAGGAAAATTACCTCCATACATTATCCTGATTGATTCAGCAACTTCAGCACTCACATTTGCTTGGAACCACTTCCTTAAGTCAGCATGCACCTGATGAATTTCATGGAGGATATTCACAATTAATTTAGATGGTAGCTTGCTGCCATCATATTAGTGTTATTTAAAGTATTCAGATTAAGATTAAGATCTGATCAAAAGAGTTCCGCAAGAACTGCTCATTTCAACAGCAAATAAAGAACGTGGCTTTCAGTAAGATTTACTACGCTAACCATACTAGTAGCTAAAGAAGAAATTGTCTTGGGGAAAAAAGGGCAAACATAAGTTTTCTTCTTTAGAAGTGCTTGATGAGTATTTATTAGTGCAAAGTAAATTAAATGGCGTCTATAAAACAAGTGAAATGTGAAGGATGTAACAAGTAgcaactgattttttttaacagttTGCTAAAAAAGGGGATTCTTTAGGAATTTCCTAGATCCAAGTTGTAAAATAGCtgatgcaaaaaaaataaaaaaggaccaATGGGCACTGGGCAGCACAAAAAACATACATACCTCTTGGGCCTGAGCAGGTGTTGCAACTCTCCCAATTCCAATGGCCCAAACAAGCTCATAAGCAATGACTACATTGGTCCAGTCGTTGATCTTATCTACAAGATATTAAAGCAAAGAGTATAAACAAATACACACATGACAAGTAATAAGCATTCGTCCTATGGGGACCATGACAATTCCTATAACAGGGcaaaatcatcattttctttgcctctTTAAGCAAATTACGTATTTCGCACAAGCTTATTTCTAAAGACACTAGACATGGCCAAAACAAGCATTGTTTGATGCCTTCCTACAAATTCTTCAGGATGTCCATCATATTGATAAAATTACCAGTTGAGAGTCTCTAATGGTTTACCAAAAAATATGGCACATCAATGATAAAAACATTTCATATACACCAACTGCATCTTTCGTAGCAATAACACTATAATAAGTGttttggaatgaaaaataataacataagaagcatttttttatgcttcaacCCCTAATATATTGATGGAGTCACAAGCATTGacaacacaaaaatcaaaacccGCATTAATGAAAAACAACTTCCAATTTCACAAAATAAGACGATACAAATTCTACACCAAACAATTGACATGCAATTACAGAATTTGAAGAAACCTACATTAGCAATTAAGGGATATCAAGTCAGGACCATAAATTGAGAATATCCAGATACAAAGAGAGTCATTAATGAAACTTAGCAAGAAAATAGCATATACCAGCGATAGCTTTCGTTTGTGCAGCCACTACGTCCATAGTTGAACCTGCCTCTCGCTGCTCTAGAGTCTCACCAACACAAGCAATCACCTTTAGACCTTGACTGAGTGCGTAGGAAACTTTATCTCCAACAAACTGTAATTAGAGAATGAAAGGGGGAGAAAAGAACCGTAAACATGATggaaaataattcaaaaagtgtgtcaaactaataattttttcatcGATAAATTACTTGAACAAGTGGCAGAAATATTCTTGCGCGTTTATCCCTGATCTTATGAATGAATTTTATAGATAATCATCGAATGCCTGCCGAATGAATTACCTCATTTGATTCACCCAACAATGCTCTTCGCTCAGAATGACCAAGAATGACCCATGGGATGCCCAGATTAACAAGCATCTCACcgttgtaaggaaagaacaagaaaatgtCAAGAATTCAGCATAGAATTAAAAGGGTTCTATATGCTTCAAATCTAGCAATTATAATGGATAAAAAACCAACAATCTAAAAACTAGATTAGTTTTAGAGAATCAATAGAACAATATAAAGAAACATTTAAAGGAGCCAAACAATGAAAGGTACTTAGAAGGACAGGAGAAGAAGATTACCTAATCTCTCCAGTGAAAGCACCTCCTTTCTTTACCCAGCAATTTTGTGCAGCAACATGAAAATCAGAGCGCAACAAACTCTACACCAgaggaagaaaaacaaatggCGGGCTTAATACAACctctgaaaataaaaagattaagcTTGTTAGTCATGCAGCTGCAATGTTCATTGTTCAGCATGACAACAATTTAATTTCTAGTGCACTTTACATTGATCATAAATTACTTTGTCATGTCAATATCATACCTGCCACATAGCATCCATGAGAGTaaatatgaaatacaaaatgcaTCAGGACCTAAGAGACAGCAATGGAATGAGGAAATATGAATGATACCTGGCAGTGTGATGACTGCCATCTTTATGTTCCTCTACTTCAATTGTGATTGCTTGTGCAGGGCATATCTGATTAACAATTAAAATCTCATTTATCATTGGTCATACATGTAAAAGTactataattcaaaaataaataaataaaaattgcagCTCACCTTCATTGTCGTGTTAAGTTGAAAGatattctctctctctgtcCAACTTTGATGTCCACCAAATAGTGGAGGATTTGCTTTCTCATCCATTGTGATATATGACAACCTTTTAGGAATGGTATTAGGAGTTCTCCTTGGGATTACTATGGCCTCAGGATCAGTGAGAAGAATTGGGCAACctacataaaacaaaaaaaatgtgagACCTTTGAGAAAGCTGGAAGTTGGAAAGAAAGAAGCTGTCCAATAATAAACTCACGATGTTGTGGTTTTGGTGACAGCCCAATGCTGTCTAACATATTGAgcactttgctatctttttTACACAAAGCTGCATATAACACAACTCATTACAAACCATTTGAGATTAGAACAATTATAAGGCAtatcaaatcttcaagtttAGTGTTTCAACTTATTTAAGAAAAAGGGGTGCTGTAATCATAAGCAAagtttcaaattcataaaaaaaaggagtaAGCACTggaaattaaatattgaaaggCCAACATTTTTATAATCACAAAACAACCCCAGAAATGAATTCATCACTACTGCTATCTACTTTATACCTCCATCATGAATAACAACAAAACTCATACAAAGATCATTAACATctaaaacaattattaaatcCAAATACCAGTTTATGCACCAACACTCTACAAGACAAGTGATTTAATGTtctttgataataaaaaaattagtgattTGGATTGAGGAAATGACAAGAAGGAAACTAGTTTCTAAAATgttcatttcatttcatattaCTCAGTCCAAACACACACCAAAAGAGGctaaaatttgaagaaaaataaaaatgagattttttccGAATGGAAATGAAAGCACATACCTGATAAGAATCTGATATTGGAACTACACGACCAAACATAAAACAACAGCGCGATAAGAATGAGCAACATCCAAACAATGGCCGACACAAAGACAAGCCGGACAAAGCCTCTACTCCAGATCATCTTGATAGGGTCCTGAGCCGCCCTCCCCGGAGAAAATTTAccatcctcctcctcgtcctctttattcaaaaatcacaaaaacaaaccAAATCACACAATCTCCACCACCAAATCTAGAAATCCATCCAAAAAGAAGCAATCTTTCGTTGTTCTCTAACCTTTATACCGCGATGTTTGGCTACTCCGATCTGTCCTATGTGCAACTCGCATAGACATTAACACCCCTCGAGCTCAATTGGAAATGAATCTTGGAGATCAAGAACACATCTTTGGatcaaaaatcaagaaaatttcCAGAATGGAAGGGATTTGGGTAGGGATGGACGTTTTGGGGAGATTGGGAAGAGTGAAGGGAGGGAAAAGGATGCAGATCTGGGAGAGTGATGAATTGAAGCTAGAGCAAATCCTGGAAAAAGTCCCCTGTTGCAAAGCAAGTTCTTGTAAATATCATAAAGTTCATCCAGAGTATAATCATCATTTAACTAGTATTTCTGTGGGCCCCAGCCTTGTTTCCATTCATTTGTAAAGACCATAgttatcaaacccggaccggcccggcggtcggaccggttgacccggtgacccggtgcTTCAACCGGTCCGGGTCTTTAATTAGACCGGTTATGCAATCAATCCGTTCTGACCCGCATTGACCCGCTTTGACCCGGTGGTTAGACCGGTTGACCCAGCGGTCGGACTGATTGATCCGGCGGTCGAACCAGTTGACCCGGCGGTCAGACCAATTGACCcagtttgatttgtaatttcaattttgaactttggttatatattggattgagtttggtttgatagtttgatgataaatttaaacttttattgcgaattagtattgttatgtattgatattatgtgaagtttgagcttttttcctcttttctactacttccaaatcaaagattagcaattattttgtattttttccatcaaattatttatttgataactaataattcatggatattattatgatatattattatataattaaaaactaatttataattttaaaaataatattttaaaatatttttatcaacccAGCATTGACCCAAATGACCCGACGGTTGAACCAATTGACCCGTGACCCAGAGTCTTGaccgggtcaatgcccgggccgggtctgataaCTATGGTAAAGACCTTTTAGTCCGGGATTCTTGACCTCGTTCCATGCAAACCTTGAAAACCGAGAGGAGCTTGTTCACATTATTTGGTAGCCATCTAGTTctcactttctctctctctagaaaccttaaaaaaaagaaaaaaaagggatgaGATGAAGCTCATTGAGCTGGCTTCTACTCTCTCTATCTCACAATCAAAGGTTGAAGCTTTTGGTCTCTTCATGATCACACTAGTTTGCTTAGTGTTTTTCGCCAAAACGCAAGATCCTTCCAGAGCCACAAAGCATCTACTCATGCAGACCCAATCATGTGTGGCTCTTCACATGTCCTGAGTCCATGGTTCAGGAACTCAAAGGAGACtccttttgtgttttattttggcAATCAGTTGGGGGATGTGGCTGATGAGAAGTTGGAGTTTAACAAGATGATTAATGATGGTATGGCTAGTGATTTGGTGCttgttgatgatgttgtcaTGGTGACTTTCAGGGATGTGTTTTATGGGTAGAAGTCATTCGTTGAAGTTGGTGGAGGGACTGGAACTATGGCAAGAGCTATAGCTCATGTTTCTCCTTGAGATTTAAGTACACTATTCTTGATCTGCCTCATGAGGTTAATACTGTGAAGGAAGCCATTAGTCTTGTTGAGTATGTTGGTGGTGTTATGTTTGTCTCTGTTCCTCTTGCTAACGCCACTCTCTTGTTGGATAACTTCTAATACCCCAACATATAGCATGTCAAAGCCATTCTCGCAGACCCCTAGAAGTTGCTTTAGTGTCGACTGGAGTCTTAGAAGTTGAAGGATTCTCTTTTTAAGTAAGTAATCCCCCGAGAActcatgttttcattatttgaagaatttctttttcttggcaAAATTATTATCTATTGTCAAATaggtattttcatgtatttctgatttatggttttaattagcTATGGACTTAGTATTTATGTTTTGGTATGTTATTTTTAGAATGGCTACTACTTATCTTGAAACGTTAATGCATCCTATATattagaatatttggttgtaacCAGTTccttatttatctatttgttctTATACGAT includes:
- the LOC120272533 gene encoding serine/threonine-protein kinase BSK1-2-like isoform X1, producing the protein MDVPRKNKIFTFGLLLRNLLSGNQISKKQEIEVRFGKKFPIILDSRLNGEYSAEEATALVGFAEQWMQYNPDNDRFTINDVIAALAKIQSNAARPSNGMPGAEGQDNVGVIEA
- the LOC120271844 gene encoding triosephosphate isomerase, cytosolic-like codes for the protein MLVNLGIPWVILGHSERRALLGESNEFVGDKVSYALSQGLKVIACVGETLEQREAGSTMDVVAAQTKAIADKINDWTNVVIAYELVWAIGIGRVATPAQAQEVHADLRKWFQANVSAEVAESIRIMYGGSVSGANCKELAAKPDVDGFLVGGASLKPEFIDTIKSATMKSST
- the LOC120272533 gene encoding serine/threonine-protein kinase BSK1-2-like isoform X2 codes for the protein MDVPRKNKIFTFGLLLRNLLSGNQISKKQEIEVRFGKKFPIILDSRLNGEYSAEEATALVGFAEQWMQYNPDNDRFTINDVIAALAKIQSNAA